A region from the Sphingomonas flavescens genome encodes:
- a CDS encoding DUF2336 domain-containing protein, protein MPAAGRRARGRLRTVRIDFFLDPKQRLTEQERALMSVMLNRLIGDVASALRAALPGGWLAANDGDDADLINRLKTAKLLDDAGLIAVVLQRADEERISLAARARGGCKEARVLQGLVSNNHGGVAASAMALILARGRRRDRFGQCLVAIDDLAAVTADHLITAVAAALRAEVARSRGAADADRELSAAARQVREQRDAERGIARLTTALIRELDDAGALSDDLVLAAANEGEVMFVGAALARRAGLLIDDALDDLLSGDGSRMMILCRAAHASRELAAGLLAGIGDLLGIGDAVEAVERFDKMTPADVDAAKSWLSTDRGFRAALERLDDERG, encoded by the coding sequence GTGCCCGCTGCGGGTCGACGCGCGCGTGGCCGGCTGCGGACGGTTCGCATCGATTTTTTCCTCGACCCCAAGCAGCGTCTGACTGAGCAGGAACGGGCGCTCATGTCGGTCATGCTTAATCGCTTGATCGGCGATGTTGCCAGCGCCTTACGTGCGGCACTGCCCGGCGGATGGCTCGCGGCGAACGACGGGGATGATGCGGACCTCATCAACCGGCTGAAGACCGCGAAATTGCTCGATGACGCTGGGCTCATTGCCGTGGTGCTGCAACGCGCCGACGAGGAGCGAATTTCGCTTGCCGCCCGCGCGCGCGGTGGATGCAAGGAGGCCCGTGTCCTGCAAGGGTTGGTCAGTAACAATCATGGCGGAGTCGCAGCCTCAGCCATGGCTCTCATCCTGGCGCGTGGACGGCGTCGAGATCGCTTCGGCCAGTGCCTCGTGGCGATCGACGATTTGGCCGCCGTGACGGCCGATCATTTGATCACGGCAGTTGCTGCGGCATTGCGGGCGGAGGTTGCTCGCAGCCGGGGCGCGGCAGATGCGGATCGGGAACTCTCGGCCGCCGCTCGGCAGGTGCGGGAGCAGCGAGACGCGGAGCGTGGAATCGCGAGACTGACCACGGCACTCATCCGCGAGCTCGACGACGCTGGTGCGCTTAGCGACGATCTCGTGTTGGCCGCCGCGAATGAAGGTGAGGTCATGTTCGTCGGCGCTGCTCTCGCGCGCCGGGCAGGGTTACTCATCGACGACGCGCTCGACGATCTTCTCTCCGGCGACGGCTCCAGAATGATGATTCTTTGCCGTGCCGCCCACGCATCCCGGGAACTTGCCGCGGGACTGTTGGCAGGAATTGGGGATCTGCTCGGCATTGGAGATGCGGTCGAAGCGGTCGAAAGGTTCGACAAGATGACACCGGCGGACGTGGATGCTGCCAAATCCTGGTTGTCCACAGACCGTGGTTTCCGAGCCGCGCTGGAACGTTTGGACGACGAGCGTGGCTAG
- the gltX gene encoding glutamate--tRNA ligase, which produces MADQNNRPVVTRFAPSPTGYLHIGGARTALFNWLYARHRGGKFLLRIEDTDKARSTEDAIDAILDGMNWLGLDWDGHEYYQSQFWARHAEVAHRLLERGAAYRCYMTQEELAAQREQARAERKPFRIDSPWRDVTEGQGDTPFVIRLKAPREGETVIDDEVQGRVTVQNVELDDFVLLRSDGTPTYMLAVVVDDHDMGVTHVIRGDDHLNNAFRQLAIIRAMGWPEPTYAHVPLIHGPDGAKLSKRHGAMGVDAYRDELGLLSEAVNNYLLRLGWGHGDDEIISRAQAIEWFDLPQVGKSPSRFDFKKLENLNGHYIREADDARLADLVAPRLPGADKALLVKAMPELKARAHTLNELADGARFLFVQRPLDVDEAAAALLTPDARKILGAAYAKLGALAEWEPAVLEAAIREIAEENGVKLGKLAQPLRAALTGRTTSPGIFDVLALLGRDESLARIADQMEPTE; this is translated from the coding sequence TTGGCCGATCAGAACAACCGTCCCGTCGTCACCCGCTTCGCCCCCTCGCCGACCGGCTACCTCCACATCGGCGGTGCCCGGACGGCGCTGTTCAACTGGCTCTACGCCCGGCACCGCGGAGGCAAGTTCCTGCTTCGCATCGAGGATACCGACAAGGCGCGGTCTACTGAGGATGCCATCGATGCGATCCTGGACGGGATGAACTGGCTCGGCCTCGATTGGGACGGCCACGAATATTATCAATCGCAATTCTGGGCGCGGCATGCCGAGGTGGCGCATCGCCTGCTGGAGCGCGGCGCCGCCTATCGCTGCTATATGACGCAGGAAGAGTTGGCAGCCCAGCGCGAGCAGGCGCGTGCGGAGCGCAAGCCGTTCCGCATCGACAGCCCCTGGCGCGACGTTACCGAAGGCCAAGGCGACACGCCGTTCGTTATCCGCCTGAAGGCTCCCCGCGAGGGCGAGACTGTCATCGACGACGAGGTTCAGGGCCGCGTGACGGTGCAGAACGTGGAGCTGGACGATTTCGTGCTGCTCCGTTCCGACGGTACCCCGACCTATATGCTGGCGGTCGTGGTGGACGATCACGACATGGGCGTGACCCACGTCATCCGCGGCGACGATCACCTCAACAACGCCTTCCGCCAGCTGGCGATCATCCGCGCCATGGGCTGGCCTGAGCCGACCTATGCGCACGTGCCGCTGATCCATGGGCCGGATGGAGCGAAGTTGAGCAAGCGCCACGGCGCGATGGGCGTCGACGCCTATCGCGACGAGCTCGGTCTGCTCTCCGAGGCGGTGAACAATTATCTGCTGCGGCTTGGCTGGGGCCATGGCGACGATGAGATTATCAGCCGCGCGCAGGCGATCGAGTGGTTCGACCTGCCGCAGGTGGGCAAATCGCCGTCGCGCTTCGACTTCAAGAAGCTCGAAAACCTCAATGGTCATTACATCCGGGAGGCGGACGATGCCCGGCTCGCGGATCTGGTCGCCCCTCGCCTGCCCGGCGCCGACAAGGCGCTGCTCGTAAAAGCCATGCCGGAGCTTAAGGCCCGCGCGCACACGCTCAACGAGCTGGCCGACGGCGCGCGCTTCCTGTTCGTCCAGCGGCCGCTGGACGTGGATGAAGCGGCGGCCGCATTGCTGACGCCCGATGCCCGCAAAATCCTCGGCGCGGCGTATGCCAAGCTGGGTGCCCTTGCGGAATGGGAACCGGCAGTTCTAGAGGCGGCCATCCGCGAGATCGCCGAGGAGAATGGCGTGAAGCTGGGCAAGCTGGCCCAACCGCTTCGCGCCGCGCTCACCGGACGCACCACCTCTCCGGGAATTTTTGACGTACTGGCGCTGCTAGGCCGCGACGAAAGCCTCGCCCGCATCGCCGACCAGATGGAGCCGACTGAATGA
- a CDS encoding ComEC/Rec2 family competence protein — MPPWFVVGFGAGIAAWFVIAGPRGWQAFLCVSLALVLIGLAIGQERSGRALAWFAFAAASGCALVWARSAWVASPRLDRPQVVQFTATVSAVDHLPARETVRLLLKSGTPGLPPTVRVSLDEDKFPAGIAPGAVVDLRARLAPPPPMALPGTYDFARDAWFKGIGAVGKTLGPVTVTKAAQPHGLDRVRDRLRRHIMDRLPGNDAGIAIAMATGDQNAVDQEDADAMRRSGLTHLLSVSGLHIAAVVAFAMFLTLKLLALSEWLALRFNLVLVAAAAGAMAGIGYTLLTGAQVPTVRSCVAALLVLAGIALGREAISIRLIATGALVVLIFRPEALAGPSFQMSFAAVTAIVAFHSAPWARWLLERREEGLLQRIGRSLLGVIATGVAVECALIPIALFHFHRAGLYGVAANILAIPLTTFLVMPLEAGALILDGIGLGRPLWFLCGLAIKTLLALAHVVGSARGAIAMMPSMPGWSYALLAAGGLWICLWTTRARRLGLLPIAVGAAGALAAPAPDLLITGDGRHLAIADAGEVYILRDRAGDYIRSLLAEASGYDGDPSAIDAQSTSDCTYDACLTTIHRNGSAWHLLATRSATRIDWSAITQACASADIVISDRRLPKACVPRWLKLDAASLKQTGGLAITLADVPRIATVSERVGNHPWASRPKLSSTSHSRPRVRSRTDQ; from the coding sequence TTGCCGCCTTGGTTCGTCGTCGGCTTCGGTGCCGGGATCGCGGCATGGTTCGTCATCGCCGGACCGCGGGGCTGGCAGGCGTTCCTTTGCGTTTCGCTCGCGCTTGTACTGATCGGTCTGGCCATCGGGCAGGAGCGGAGCGGGCGGGCGCTCGCCTGGTTCGCATTTGCCGCGGCGAGCGGCTGCGCGCTCGTCTGGGCACGGTCGGCCTGGGTCGCGTCGCCACGCCTCGACCGGCCGCAGGTCGTTCAATTCACCGCGACCGTCTCGGCCGTCGACCACCTCCCCGCGCGGGAAACTGTCCGCTTGCTGCTCAAGTCCGGAACGCCAGGGCTCCCGCCGACGGTCCGCGTATCGCTTGACGAAGACAAATTTCCCGCGGGTATCGCGCCGGGAGCGGTTGTCGACCTTCGCGCGCGCCTCGCGCCGCCACCGCCAATGGCGCTGCCCGGCACCTACGACTTCGCTCGCGATGCTTGGTTCAAGGGTATCGGCGCAGTCGGCAAGACGCTCGGTCCGGTCACCGTCACCAAAGCCGCGCAGCCGCACGGCCTCGACCGGGTCCGCGACCGGCTCCGGCGCCACATCATGGATCGCCTGCCTGGCAACGACGCAGGGATCGCCATCGCAATGGCGACCGGGGACCAGAATGCGGTCGACCAAGAAGACGCCGACGCCATGCGTCGCAGCGGCCTCACGCATCTTTTGTCGGTTAGCGGCTTGCACATCGCGGCGGTTGTCGCCTTCGCCATGTTCCTAACCCTCAAGTTACTTGCACTGAGTGAATGGCTGGCGCTCCGATTTAACTTGGTGCTGGTGGCGGCCGCGGCGGGGGCAATGGCAGGGATTGGCTATACCCTTCTCACTGGCGCCCAGGTGCCGACCGTCCGAAGCTGTGTCGCCGCGTTGCTCGTGCTTGCCGGGATAGCGCTTGGCCGTGAGGCGATCAGCATCCGGCTGATTGCCACCGGTGCGCTCGTGGTACTGATCTTTCGCCCTGAAGCGCTGGCTGGCCCGAGCTTCCAGATGAGTTTTGCGGCGGTGACCGCCATCGTCGCCTTTCATTCCGCTCCGTGGGCGCGGTGGTTACTGGAACGGCGGGAAGAGGGGCTATTGCAGCGCATCGGACGCAGCCTGCTGGGAGTCATTGCGACCGGGGTCGCCGTCGAATGTGCCTTAATTCCGATTGCGCTTTTCCATTTTCACCGGGCAGGTCTCTACGGGGTCGCCGCCAATATCCTTGCCATTCCACTGACGACCTTCCTCGTGATGCCATTGGAGGCAGGAGCGCTTATCCTCGACGGGATTGGGCTAGGTCGGCCGTTGTGGTTCCTTTGCGGTCTGGCGATCAAAACACTGCTCGCCCTGGCGCATGTCGTCGGATCCGCGCGAGGTGCGATTGCGATGATGCCGTCGATGCCGGGCTGGTCCTACGCACTGCTTGCCGCCGGCGGGTTGTGGATTTGCCTATGGACGACGCGGGCTCGTCGCCTGGGGCTCCTCCCCATTGCCGTCGGGGCCGCCGGCGCGCTCGCCGCCCCCGCGCCCGACCTCCTGATCACGGGCGATGGACGTCACCTCGCCATTGCTGACGCTGGAGAAGTTTACATTCTGCGTGACCGTGCCGGCGACTACATCCGCAGTTTGCTCGCCGAAGCGTCAGGATACGACGGCGATCCCTCCGCCATTGATGCACAGTCGACCAGTGATTGCACCTACGACGCTTGCCTGACGACCATCCATAGAAACGGATCGGCGTGGCACCTGCTTGCCACGCGCTCGGCAACCCGGATCGATTGGTCCGCGATTACACAGGCCTGCGCGTCTGCGGACATTGTCATCTCGGATCGACGTTTGCCGAAAGCTTGCGTGCCCCGCTGGTTGAAGCTTGACGCGGCCAGCCTCAAGCAGACCGGAGGACTCGCGATCACGCTCGCCGATGTGCCCCGCATAGCGACTGTCTCGGAGCGCGTGGGCAATCATCCATGGGCTTCACGCCCAAAGTTAAGCTCTACGTCGCACTCCAGACCGCGAGTTCGCTCCCGGACGGATCAATGA
- a CDS encoding NTP transferase domain-containing protein, with product MAIGALIGAYQEDDSGGLRALFPLAGRTLLEYQARCASAAGAAPVVVVVERVPQALQDAFERLRLDGVGVFPVSDVNEAVSRFEAGSSILLIGDGVAPTVDLVTAVASEGEPAVATVPDDEQHENFERIDAGSRWAGVAVVDAHLLGSTVAMLGDWDLQSTLLRRTIQEGARRIPIQPGEGEPLLVERPEQLTNFQRHMVTASRGGRTDWASRFILPFVEDFATEHLMETTLRPFWLVWAAVGLTIAGAVCFTRGWLGAGLILLLLSTPLDLIAARLATIRLKPFPAKMWSRLALWPASGLALLAIGLWETRHGTGWGSIIAALTACAFGEATRIEKAAMPTDGDVWLLSRRNAIFLAIPFALGGAWTAYLLSILIYAAFSFFIVQRVRHQEAS from the coding sequence GTGGCGATTGGGGCGCTCATTGGGGCCTATCAGGAAGACGATAGCGGCGGCCTTCGCGCGCTGTTTCCGCTCGCCGGGCGTACCCTGCTGGAATATCAGGCCCGCTGCGCATCTGCCGCCGGCGCGGCGCCTGTCGTTGTCGTCGTCGAACGGGTTCCGCAAGCGCTACAGGATGCATTCGAACGCTTGCGCCTTGACGGTGTGGGCGTCTTTCCGGTCAGCGACGTAAACGAGGCCGTTAGCCGGTTCGAGGCGGGGTCTTCTATCTTGCTGATCGGCGACGGCGTCGCGCCGACCGTTGATCTCGTCACTGCTGTCGCCTCGGAGGGCGAGCCTGCGGTCGCTACTGTTCCCGACGACGAGCAGCACGAAAATTTCGAGCGGATCGATGCGGGGTCGCGCTGGGCGGGAGTGGCCGTCGTCGATGCACATCTGCTCGGCTCAACGGTGGCCATGCTTGGGGACTGGGACCTCCAGTCGACGCTTCTACGGCGGACGATCCAGGAGGGCGCCCGCCGGATCCCGATCCAGCCGGGTGAAGGCGAGCCCTTGCTGGTCGAACGCCCCGAGCAACTGACCAATTTTCAACGGCACATGGTCACAGCATCGCGCGGAGGCCGCACGGACTGGGCCAGCCGCTTCATACTTCCGTTTGTTGAGGATTTCGCGACTGAGCACCTGATGGAGACGACGCTGCGGCCGTTTTGGCTGGTTTGGGCGGCCGTCGGGCTGACGATCGCGGGCGCCGTCTGCTTTACGCGCGGCTGGCTTGGGGCGGGCCTGATCCTCCTGCTGCTTTCTACACCGCTCGACCTGATTGCTGCCCGGCTGGCGACGATCCGTCTCAAACCATTCCCCGCAAAGATGTGGAGCCGCTTGGCCCTATGGCCGGCGTCAGGTTTGGCCCTCCTCGCGATTGGACTGTGGGAGACGCGTCACGGCACGGGGTGGGGTTCGATTATAGCCGCGCTTACCGCATGCGCATTCGGCGAGGCGACGCGTATCGAAAAGGCGGCGATGCCCACTGACGGTGATGTGTGGTTACTGTCCCGCCGCAATGCGATCTTCCTCGCCATTCCCTTCGCGCTGGGGGGTGCGTGGACGGCCTATTTGCTTTCCATCCTGATCTACGCCGCTTTCTCGTTTTTCATCGTTCAGCGCGTGCGGCATCAAGAAGCCAGTTGA
- a CDS encoding ribonuclease J, which translates to MIPGEELLFVALGGSGEIGMNVNLYGCRGQWLMVDLGLTFADPSYPGIDLILPDLEFIEKQQDRLTGIVLTHGHEDHIGALPYLAEELKVPLYATPFTAGLIAGKLEEEGLTGQVKLNVVERGGSIELGPFRVSFVALSHSIPEGNGVLIETPFGNVFHTGDWKIDETPVIGEAPSVEALTSIGDRGVLALVCDSTNVFQDKPSGSEESVHAGLLAKTLEAKGRVLVTTFASNAARLQTIGRVARETGRQLCIAGRSLDRILRVAQSTGYLKDFPPPIGFDEAMRLPKREVMIIATGGQGEPRAALGRIASGTHDLKLSEGDTVIFSSRVIPGNEVSIGRIMNQLSDLGVRIVTERQAHVHVSGHPGRPELIEMYNWVRPQIVVPVHGETRHLAEQARVAIGHGIPQAVVQKNGDVIRLAPGDPKKVDEVRVGQLVLDGDVILPADGQTVNERRRIGFSGLITVAVPVGSNGELTGAPLVRPFGVPVEEDRDDFVADATDAATKAFTPRGDEEKVREAVRLAVRRCATLWTGKKPLVEVTMMQVA; encoded by the coding sequence ATGATCCCCGGCGAAGAATTGCTGTTCGTCGCGCTCGGCGGCTCGGGCGAGATTGGCATGAACGTCAATCTCTATGGCTGTCGTGGCCAGTGGCTGATGGTCGATCTTGGCCTGACCTTTGCCGACCCCAGCTATCCGGGCATCGACCTCATCTTGCCCGACCTTGAGTTCATCGAGAAGCAGCAGGATCGCCTTACGGGGATTGTCCTGACCCACGGTCATGAAGACCACATCGGCGCGCTACCCTACCTCGCTGAAGAGCTGAAGGTGCCGCTGTACGCGACGCCATTCACCGCGGGGCTAATCGCCGGCAAGCTTGAAGAGGAGGGCCTGACCGGACAGGTCAAGCTCAACGTCGTGGAGCGCGGCGGCAGCATCGAGCTGGGCCCGTTCCGCGTCAGCTTCGTCGCGTTGTCGCACTCAATCCCCGAGGGCAATGGCGTGTTGATCGAAACGCCGTTCGGGAATGTCTTCCACACTGGCGACTGGAAGATCGATGAAACCCCCGTCATCGGAGAAGCACCTAGCGTCGAAGCGCTAACGTCGATCGGCGATCGCGGCGTGCTCGCGCTCGTCTGCGATTCCACCAACGTCTTTCAAGACAAGCCTTCGGGATCCGAAGAGAGCGTCCACGCTGGGCTCTTGGCGAAGACTCTGGAAGCCAAAGGTCGCGTGCTTGTGACGACCTTCGCGTCCAACGCCGCGCGGCTGCAGACTATTGGCCGCGTCGCGCGGGAAACGGGCAGGCAGCTGTGCATCGCGGGCCGCTCGCTCGACCGGATCCTGCGCGTTGCCCAATCCACCGGCTACCTCAAAGATTTCCCTCCGCCGATCGGCTTCGACGAGGCAATGCGGCTGCCGAAGCGCGAGGTGATGATCATTGCCACGGGTGGTCAGGGCGAGCCTCGCGCCGCACTCGGCCGCATCGCCAGCGGGACGCACGACCTGAAGCTTAGCGAGGGCGATACCGTCATTTTCTCGTCGCGCGTCATCCCCGGCAATGAAGTCTCAATCGGTCGCATCATGAACCAGCTATCCGACCTTGGCGTCCGCATCGTCACGGAGCGTCAGGCGCACGTGCACGTCTCCGGGCATCCGGGCCGGCCCGAGCTCATCGAGATGTATAATTGGGTTCGCCCGCAGATCGTCGTGCCGGTGCACGGCGAAACGCGACATCTTGCCGAGCAGGCGCGTGTCGCGATCGGTCATGGCATCCCGCAAGCCGTCGTGCAGAAGAACGGCGATGTGATCCGGCTTGCGCCGGGCGATCCAAAGAAGGTCGATGAAGTCCGCGTGGGTCAGCTAGTGCTCGACGGTGACGTCATCCTTCCTGCGGACGGTCAGACTGTGAACGAGCGCCGCCGCATCGGTTTCAGCGGCTTGATTACCGTAGCCGTCCCTGTCGGCAGCAACGGCGAATTGACTGGCGCACCGCTCGTCCGGCCGTTTGGCGTCCCTGTAGAAGAGGATCGCGACGACTTCGTTGCGGATGCTACTGACGCGGCCACTAAAGCTTTCACGCCGCGTGGCGATGAAGAAAAGGTTCGCGAGGCTGTTCGGCTAGCCGTCCGGCGCTGCGCCACGCTGTGGACGGGCAAGAAGCCGCTCGTCGAGGTCACGATGATGCAGGTGGCTTGA
- a CDS encoding type III pantothenate kinase: MILAVDVGNTNLVFALVDGGKIKARWRIATDPRRTADEYSVWLHQLFELEGFSRDDVDGVIIGTVVPRALHNLKVLSEKYFRKTPLVAGQGDAAWPMALEVDEPHNVGADRALNVIAAHARHDGDLCVIDFGTATTFDLVTPTGAYAGGIIAPGINLSLDALVSAAAKLPRIAIEAPATDSVIGRTTESQMIIGIYWGYVAMIEGLAARMKMEIGRPLKVVATGGLATLFDKHTDAFDAIEPDLTIQGLSLLYDHAMRSPK; this comes from the coding sequence ATGATTTTGGCGGTCGATGTCGGCAACACGAACCTGGTCTTCGCCTTGGTCGACGGCGGGAAAATCAAAGCCCGCTGGCGGATTGCGACAGATCCGCGCCGGACGGCCGACGAATACTCCGTCTGGCTACACCAGCTGTTTGAGCTGGAAGGGTTTAGCCGCGACGATGTGGATGGCGTCATCATCGGCACCGTCGTCCCGCGCGCGCTTCACAACCTGAAGGTCCTGTCCGAAAAATACTTCCGCAAGACGCCGCTGGTTGCAGGGCAGGGTGATGCCGCCTGGCCGATGGCGCTCGAAGTAGACGAGCCGCACAATGTTGGTGCCGATCGCGCGCTTAACGTCATTGCCGCTCACGCGCGACATGACGGCGACCTTTGCGTTATCGACTTCGGTACGGCGACCACCTTCGACCTGGTCACCCCAACCGGCGCTTACGCCGGTGGCATCATCGCACCGGGCATCAACCTCTCGCTCGACGCCCTCGTCAGCGCGGCTGCCAAGCTACCGCGCATCGCAATCGAAGCTCCGGCCACGGACAGCGTCATCGGCCGCACGACCGAGAGCCAGATGATCATTGGCATCTACTGGGGCTATGTCGCGATGATCGAGGGTCTGGCGGCACGCATGAAGATGGAGATCGGCCGCCCGCTGAAGGTCGTCGCCACCGGTGGCCTCGCGACCCTGTTCGACAAGCATACCGACGCGTTCGACGCGATTGAGCCCGACCTCACCATCCAGGGGTTGAGCTTGCTGTACGACCACGCGATGCGCAGCCCGAAATGA
- a CDS encoding DUF1467 family protein encodes MEFSSIVAIYFLFFAFSAFILLPFGVRTDEEAGTPKVAGQAESAPHRFNLKRHLLKAALLGLVLFALYYANWTFGWVTPDDLDFYHRT; translated from the coding sequence GTGGAATTTTCGTCGATCGTCGCAATCTATTTCCTGTTCTTCGCATTCAGCGCGTTCATCCTGCTGCCCTTCGGGGTGCGCACGGATGAGGAAGCAGGGACGCCCAAGGTAGCGGGACAAGCGGAAAGTGCGCCGCATCGCTTCAACCTGAAGCGGCATCTCCTCAAAGCGGCGCTATTGGGACTGGTGCTGTTTGCGCTTTACTACGCGAACTGGACCTTCGGCTGGGTCACACCTGACGATCTCGACTTCTATCACCGAACCTAG
- a CDS encoding PAS domain-containing sensor histidine kinase — MAADPELEALQREAGAALNEQLALPQVAAIAALARKLRTTVSRPAVAASADQDIDLWVRATPQGEDIALSLEGWTTRAPGPPRLASLLGAEAKSSNTLNEWATDEQLRIISLSERLAEILGVHAADVARQPLTRILRFDENEEGEMPLISALAARRPFAGQHARSRVDESRMVILDGEIVMAADGQFAGFRGSVRSEDPISGPEQVGAFDLALDEMLRSPLDHIIGNAQRLVERSEGPLRSDYANYGEDIASAARHLLSVMSSMGHETVQGDRTIDLAALAGDAVVMLESAAEAAGVSIEADDAASLAARGEERAVIQILVNLIGNAIRHSPEGGRVRLEFARSGGMARVTVTDQGTGVAADDRERIFERFERARKKDDGAGLGLAISRRLARSLAGDVTLDTAPGEGARFSLSLPAA; from the coding sequence GTGGCCGCCGACCCTGAACTTGAGGCGCTGCAGCGCGAGGCGGGCGCGGCATTGAACGAACAGTTGGCCTTGCCCCAGGTTGCCGCAATCGCGGCGCTGGCTCGCAAGCTTCGGACAACAGTATCCAGGCCGGCCGTTGCCGCATCGGCGGATCAGGATATTGACCTGTGGGTCCGCGCAACGCCGCAAGGGGAGGACATCGCGCTTTCGCTGGAAGGCTGGACAACGCGAGCGCCGGGCCCGCCCCGCCTCGCTTCTTTGCTCGGGGCGGAAGCGAAGAGCTCGAACACTTTGAACGAATGGGCCACCGACGAACAGTTGCGGATAATTTCGCTTTCCGAGCGTCTCGCTGAGATCCTTGGCGTCCATGCAGCCGACGTGGCGCGTCAGCCGCTCACCCGCATTCTGCGCTTTGACGAAAATGAAGAAGGGGAAATGCCCCTGATCAGTGCGCTCGCCGCGCGCCGCCCGTTCGCCGGCCAGCATGCGCGTAGCCGCGTCGATGAAAGCCGGATGGTGATTCTCGACGGGGAAATTGTGATGGCCGCGGATGGCCAATTTGCGGGGTTTCGCGGCAGCGTTCGATCGGAAGACCCAATTTCGGGACCTGAGCAAGTGGGGGCTTTCGACCTCGCGCTCGATGAGATGCTCCGCTCGCCGCTCGACCACATCATTGGTAACGCCCAGCGGCTTGTCGAACGTTCGGAAGGTCCGCTTCGCAGCGATTACGCCAATTACGGGGAGGATATCGCCTCGGCCGCCCGGCACCTGCTTTCGGTCATGTCATCCATGGGCCACGAGACGGTACAGGGCGACCGAACGATAGACTTGGCGGCGCTCGCCGGCGACGCCGTCGTGATGCTGGAATCGGCCGCTGAAGCCGCTGGTGTTAGCATCGAAGCGGATGACGCCGCGTCGCTCGCCGCCAGGGGCGAGGAGCGCGCGGTCATTCAGATTTTGGTGAACCTGATCGGCAATGCCATCCGCCACTCGCCGGAGGGCGGCCGCGTGCGGCTGGAGTTTGCGCGCAGCGGTGGGATGGCCCGGGTAACGGTAACGGACCAGGGTACTGGCGTTGCCGCCGATGATCGCGAGCGGATCTTCGAGCGCTTTGAGAGGGCCCGCAAAAAAGATGACGGCGCAGGTCTCGGCCTTGCCATCTCGCGCCGCCTGGCCCGCTCGCTCGCCGGTGACGTCACGCTCGACACCGCACCCGGCGAAGGGGCGCGTTTCTCGCTCAGCCTGCCGGCCGCTTAA
- a CDS encoding citrate synthase produces MTDKTATLNVGDDSDQFPVLDGSVGPEVIDIRKLYGETGKFTYDPGFTSTAACKSAITYIDGEQGILLHRGYPIDQLAENSSFMEVAYLLLNGELPKKAELDNFSYTISRHTMLHEQLATFYRGFRRDAHPMAIMIGVVGALSAFYHDSTDITDPEQRMIASHRLIAKMPTIAAMAYKYSIGQPFMYPENKLSYTGNFLRMTFGVPAEPYEVNPIIENAMRRIFILHADHEQNASTSTVRLASSSGANPFACIAAGIACLWGPAHGGANEAALNMLREIGDVKRIPEYIARAKDKDDPFRLMGFGHRVYKNFDPRAKVMKATADEVLKELNISDPVLDVAKELEHIALNDEYFIEKKLYPNVDFYSGVILNAIGFPTDMFTALFALARTTGWVAQWNEMIADPDQKIGRPRQLYVGATQRDYVPVDKR; encoded by the coding sequence ATGACCGACAAGACCGCGACCCTGAACGTTGGGGACGATAGCGACCAGTTCCCGGTGCTCGACGGCTCCGTCGGTCCTGAAGTCATCGATATCCGCAAGCTGTACGGCGAAACCGGCAAGTTCACCTACGATCCGGGCTTTACCTCGACCGCCGCCTGCAAGAGCGCGATCACCTACATCGACGGAGAACAGGGCATCCTCCTTCACCGCGGCTATCCGATCGACCAGCTGGCCGAGAATTCGAGCTTTATGGAAGTCGCCTATCTGCTGCTGAACGGCGAGCTTCCGAAGAAGGCGGAGCTGGACAATTTCAGCTACACGATCAGCCGCCACACCATGCTGCATGAGCAGCTGGCGACCTTCTACCGCGGGTTCCGGCGCGACGCGCACCCGATGGCCATCATGATCGGCGTTGTCGGCGCCCTGTCGGCTTTCTATCACGATAGCACCGACATCACCGACCCCGAGCAGCGCATGATCGCGTCGCACCGGCTGATCGCCAAGATGCCGACGATCGCCGCGATGGCGTACAAATATTCGATCGGCCAGCCGTTCATGTATCCGGAGAACAAGCTGTCCTACACGGGCAACTTCCTGCGGATGACATTCGGCGTCCCGGCCGAGCCCTATGAAGTGAACCCGATCATCGAGAATGCGATGCGGCGGATCTTTATCCTGCACGCCGACCACGAGCAGAATGCGTCGACGTCCACGGTTCGTCTGGCGAGCTCTTCGGGTGCCAATCCCTTCGCGTGCATCGCGGCGGGCATCGCTTGCCTGTGGGGCCCGGCGCACGGCGGTGCCAACGAAGCGGCGCTGAACATGCTTCGCGAGATCGGCGACGTGAAGCGGATCCCGGAATATATCGCCCGCGCCAAGGACAAGGACGATCCGTTCCGGCTGATGGGCTTTGGTCACCGCGTCTACAAGAACTTCGACCCACGGGCGAAGGTGATGAAGGCGACGGCGGACGAGGTCCTGAAGGAGCTCAACATCTCCGATCCCGTGCTAGACGTTGCCAAGGAGCTCGAGCACATCGCGCTAAACGACGAATATTTCATCGAGAAGAAGCTCTACCCGAACGTCGATTTCTATTCGGGTGTGATCCTCAATGCGATCGGCTTCCCGACCGACATGTTCACGGCGCTGTTCGCCCTTGCCCGCACGACGGGCTGGGTGGCGCAGTGGAATGAAATGATCGCCGATCCCGACCAGAAGATCGGTCGTCCCCGCCAGCTCTACGTTGGCGCGACGCAGCGCGACTACGTCCCGGTCGACAAGCGTTAA